AACCTTCGTAAGCACTTCGATTAAGAATTCCGGATCCGTACGGGAGGCATCTTCCGCAGAAAACTCCACATCTGGGGTGTAGCTTTTGGCCAGTTTTACGGCCCGTACGGCATCTGCCAGTACTTCCTCACGGGACTTGTTCAGCTTGTACTTCAGATGAATATCCGAGGTGGCAATAAAGGTGTGAATCCGTGGTTTTTCGGCATACATAACGGCTTCCCAGGCACGATTGATGTCCACATCATTTGCCCGGGCCAGCGCGGCAATGGTGACGCCCTTAATCTCTTTCGAAATGCGTTTGACGGCCTCAAAGTCTCCCTCAGATGCGATGGGAAAACCGGCCTCAATCACATCCACATTGAGTTTGGCGAGCTGCCGCGCCATTTGCATTTTCTCATCCATATTCATGCTGGCACCGGGAGACTGCTCGCCATCCCTCAGGGTGGTGTCAAAAATATAAATTCGCCTCATGGGTATTCTCCTTATGTTATTCTCAATTACGAAAACGCTTTTTCCATAGATATTTCTTTTGATTCGGAAGACTTCACCTTTGCTGTTCCTAATTGATGCTTCAGTAAATAGTAGGAAATGCTGTCCGTCAGCGCCCGCCAGCTGGCTTCGATGATGTTTTCGGACGCTCCCACCGTTGTCCACCGCGATTGGGAGTCCTTTGATTCAATTAACACCCGAACCTTTGCTGATGTTCCGGAATTCTCGTTCAGCACGCGCACCTTGTAATCCGAAAGATGCATTCGTTTCAAATCCGGAAAGAATTTTTCCAGGGATTTACGAAGCGCGTTGTCCAAAGCATTCACCGGTCCGTCACCTTCGGCAGCCGTGTGCTCCAGCACCCCATTCACCCGCACTTTAATAGAAGCTTCTGAAACGGACGTTTCATCGGGACGCTTTTCAATGACCACACGGAATCCTTCCAGCTGGAAAAAATCCACGGGTTCGCCAATTCCACGCCGAAGAAGCAGCTCAAACGATCCCTCGGCGGCTTCAAACTGATATCCCTCATTTTCCAGATTCTTGATGGATTCAACAATTTCCGGCACCCGGTTCTGATGGGCATCCAAATCAATAGCCAATTCGTTTGCTTTGTACAAAATATTGCTCCGGCCGGATAGATCCGAAACCAACACGCGCCGCTTGTTACCCACACTTTCGGGCGTTAAATGCTCGTAAGTGGCGGCATTTTTCATCACGGCGCTCACGTGAATGCCTCCTTTATGAGCAAAAGCGCTTCTCCCAACGAACGGCTGATTGGTTGCGTGGGACACATTGGCAATTTCGCTGACGTAGCGGGAGAGTTCGGTTAATTGCGACAAACTGGTATCGGGAACGCAATGCAGTCCCATTTTTATTTGAAGATTTGGAATAACGGAACACAAATTGGCATTGCCGCAGCGTTCACCGTAACCGTTGATGGTCCCCTGCACGTGGATACACCCCGCCTGAACCGCCGCTAACGTGTTAGCGACGGCCAGATCGGAATCGTTATGTGCGTGAATTCCAAGGGGTGCAGGTAAAACCTTTTTAACGGCCATAATGGCCCGCATAATTTCCGAAGGCAGCGATCCACCGTTTGTATCAGCCAGAACAATGACGTCCGCCCCGGCATTGTAAGCCGTCTGCACGGTTTTTACGGCATATTCAGGGTTGTCCTTAAAACCATCGAAAAAATGCTCGGCATCGTAAATCACCTCGCGGCCGTGATGTTTCAGGTAGGAAATGGTCTCCTCAATGATTCTGAGATTTTCATCCGGCGAAATTTTGAGCGCCTGTTCAACGTGCAAAAGCCAGGATTTTCCAAAGATGGAAATGGCCGGTGTTTCGGCTTCCAGAAGTTCCCGGACATTGGCATCTTTTTCCACGGAGCGGGCCGGATGATGGGTACTCCCAAAGGCCACCAGCCGTGCGTGCTGAAAGGAAAGACGTCCGGCTTTTTCAAAAAAGAGCCTGTCTTTGGGATTCGATCCCGGCCATCCTCCCTCAATGTAATCGATTCCAAACGCATCCAAACGCCGGGCGATTCGTACTTTGTCGTCCACAGAGAGCGAGATTTTTTCCCCCTGCGTTCCGTCACGAAGGGTCGTGTCGAAAATTTGAATTTTTTCTGACATAACAGCTTTACCTGAGTCTGATTTTTGTTTTTCCTAAAACCCGCTACTTTTTATTGTCGTGCAGCCAGCTCATCATCTTCCGCAATTCTTTACCCACTTTTTCAATGGGGTGATCGGCCAGGTTGCGCCGAAAGGCATTCAGCGAGGGCCGGTTAACCTTGTTTTCCAGAATCCACTCTTTTGCAAAAGAGCCGTCCTGGATTTCCTTCAAGATCCGCCGCATTTCCTTGCGGGTGTCATCCGTGATAATTCGGGACCCCCGGGAATATTCTCCGTACTCCGCCGTATCGCTGATGGAGTCATTCATTTTCTGAATGCCGCCCTCGTAAATCAGATCCACAATGAGTTTCATCTCGTGAAGACATTCAAAATAGGCAATTTCGGGTTGATAGCCTGCATCCATCAGTGTTTCAAACCCGGACTTAATCAGCTCCACCACGCCGCCGCACAGGACAACCTGTTCTCCAAAAAGATCCGTTTCGGTTTCTTCCTTAAAGCTTGTTTCAATCACCCCGGCCCGCGTGCCGCCAATCCCCTTGGCGTAGGCCAGCGCCACATCTTTGGCCTTTCCCGATGCATCCTGAGCCACAGCCACCAGACAGGGGGTACCATTGCCCTCCGTGTACACACGCCTCACCAGGTGCCCCGGACTTTTGGGGGCGATCATCACGACATCCACATCTTCAGGAGGAAGAATCTGGCCGTAGTGAATATTAAAACCGTGGGCAAAGGCCAGAACCTTTCCCGCGGAAAGATTGGGCGCCACCGCGGCTTCGTACACCTCCGGCTGGGTCTGATCCGGAACCAGCATCATAATAAAATCAGCGGCTTTGGCCGCTTCAAACGTGGGCAGCACCCTTAACCCGGCCTCCTCAGCCGACTGCCACGACTTGCTGCCTTCCCGCAAGCCCACAACGACATTCATTCCGGAATCTTTAAGATTCAACGCATGGGCGTGTCCCTGACTTCCGTACCCCAGAACGGCAATGGTTTTCCCTTCCAACAATGACAAATCTGCATCCTGATCGTAATAGAGCTTCATTTAAACATCCTTTCCATTTTGAAAACCAAAACATAATGAACTGTTTATCAATAAAATAGAGTACCTATCAATCGACATTTCACTTCGTGTTAATGAGCCGGCTATGTTTCGCCCCGGAACTCCCGCTTGAGTGCCACATGTCCGGTTCGGGCAATCTCCTTCAACCCGTAAGGACGAAGCATACTGATAATGGCATTGATTTTGTCCTCGGTACCGGTCGCCTCAACGGTTAGTGTGCGCGGGCTGATGTCCACAATTTTTGCCCGAAACACGTCGGCGATCTGCATAATTTCCATCCGGGTGGAGGAATTGCTGGAAACCTTAATGAGCGCCAGTTCCCGTTCAATAAAATCATCCAGAGTCAAATCCGTCACCTTGACCACATCCACCAATTTGTTGAGTTGTTTTGTGATTTGCTCGATGATGGCGTCTTCCCCCCGGGTCACAATGGTCATTCGATACAGGTCTTTTTCTTCCGATTCCCCGACGGAAATGCTCTCCAGATTAAACCCGCGGGAACTAAACAGTCCGATAATCCGGGCAGCCGTTCCCAGCTTGTTTTCAACCACTAATGAGATGGTATGCTTCATTCATCGCCCTCCTCTTCTTCGGGAGCTTCAATAATCTCGTGGATCGGGGCTCCTGCGGGAACCATCGGGTACACATTCTCCCGGGGATAGGTCCACACGTCCACCACAACGGGGCGGTCGGTGACAGCCATCGCTTCATCCAAAACCGCACGAACCTCCCGGGGCTTCGTAATCCGCAGCCCGACTGCGCCGTGGGATTCCGCCAGTTTCACAAAATCCGGCTTAATGTCCTTCAGGTTTGAATAGGAGAATCGCTTGCCATAAAATAGATCCTGCCACTGGCGGATCATTCCCAGCCGGCTGTTGTTCAAAATGAAGATTTTCAGGGGAAGGCGGTTGGCTACAGCCGTCGACAGTTCCATGCTCGTCATTTGAAAGCCTCCGTCGCCCACGATGGCCACCACGGTTCGATCGGGTCGTCCGATTGCGGCGCCCACAGCGGCAGGCAGACCAAAGCCCATGGTTCCCAATCCACCGGAGGAAATGATGGAACGCGGATATTTGAATTTGTAGAAAAGGGCCACCCACATCTGATGCTGCCCCACATCGGTGGCAACAATGGCCTCTCCCTTTGTAACTTCACTGATTTGTTCGATCACAAACTGGGGTTTGACCACTTTTTCGGACTGCCGGTAACGAAGGGGATGTTCTTCTTTCCATTTTTTGATTTGTTCCAGCCACTCGTCGTGGCGTTGTTCGTCTGAGAAATGAAGCATTTTTTCAAGCACCAGCCGCACATCACCTACAATCGGGACATCAACCGGCACATTTTTGCTGATGGCGGCCGGGTCAATATCAACATGAATGACTTTCGCGTGGGGGGCAAATTCCTCAATTTTTCCGGTCACCCGATCATCAAAACGAGCCCCGAGAGAGATAATTAAATCTGAATAGGTAATGGCCATGTTGGCGTACCACGTGCCGTGCATCCCCGGCATTCCCAGAGACAGCGGGTCGTCGGTGGGAAATCCTCCCAGACCCAGCAACGTGGAAATAACCGGAATTTGGGTTTTTCTGGCAAATGCCGTGAGAAGGTCGGCCGCGTTGGCATGCATAATTCCGCCGCCCGCCAAAATAACCGGCCGTTTGGCGTCCCGGATAACCTCCGTTGCCTTTTTGATTTGCTGCACGTTCGGTTCGTACCGGGGTTTGTATCCCCGAATGGAGACGGTTTTCGGATACTCAAAGTAGGTTTCATCCGTTAAAATGTCTTTGGGTAAATCCACCACAACCGGCCCGGGGCGGCCGGTTTTTGCAATATAAAATGCCTCTTTAATGGTTCTGGCCAGATTTCGCACATCGCGGACAATAAAGTTGTGTTTTGTAATGGGGCGCGTAATCCCCAGCGTATCCACTTCCTGAAAGGCGTCATTGCCAATCAGTTCCGAGGCAACCTGCCCTGTAAAAACCACCAGCGGGATGGAATCCATATAGGCATTGGCAATCCCGGTAACGGTATTTGTAGCACCCGGCCCGGAAGTAATCAGAATAACTCCCGGCTTACCCGTTGCCCGGGCGTAACCATCGGCCTCGTGGGTTCCACCCTGCTCGTGGCGAATGAGAATGTGACGAAAGCCATTATTTTTATACAATTTGTCGTACACGCTCAAAATCACCCCTCCGGGAAACCCAAAAAGAACCTCCACCCCTTCTTCAATTAGCGAACGAATAAAAATCTCGGCTCCCGATAGTTTGGGAAGATGCTGATGTTGTTCGTACATCGTGAAGCGCTTTTGCGGCCTCTTGTGTCCCCTTTTCGGCGTTTGAACAAATGTTTGAGTAGCCATTTTAGTTACCTCTTTTGATATGAATCATGCGGCTAAAAAAGCCATATTTTTGGATAATTATTCCAGCACCGCGCCCGTATTGGCCGACGTGACCATTCGCGAATACCGCTGCAGCCATTTGGAATCTGTCTTCAGCTCCGGAGGATGCCAGTTTTTCCGGCGCCGCTCCAACTCCTCCTCCGAAAGCTTTACATTTAATGCTTTACCCGGGATATCAATCTCGATCAGGTCTCCATTTTCAATCAGCGCAATGGGCCCGCCAGCCATGGCTTCCGGAGAGACGTGTCCCACACAGGCCCCCCGTGTTCCTCCCGAAAAACGCCCGTCGGTAATTAAGGCCACCTTGTCACCAAGCCCCATTCCCATGATGTTGGAGGTAGGGGCCAGCATTTCCTGCATCCCCGGGCCGCCTTTCGGACCCTCGTAGCGAATAACCACCACATGCCCTGCCTGAACCGCCCCATTTAAAATCCCGGCGTTTGCTTCTTCCTGTGAATCAAAAACAATTGCTTTTCCGGTAAAGGTTTTCATGTGATCTTCAACGGCTCCCGTTTTCACAACCGATCCGTCGGGCGCCAGATTTCCGAATAAAATCGCCAGGCCTCCGTTTTCGCTGTAGGGGTTTTCGATTGTTTTAATCACATTCTTATCTTTGATTTCCGCGTTCTGAATGGTCTCGCCAAGGGTTTTCAATGTCACCGTCTTTTTATTGAGATGAAGAAGCCCCGGCTTTTTGCTCACCTCTTTCAAAATGGCAGAAATGCCTCCGGCGCGATCGACATCTTCCATGTGCCAAATGGACGCAGGCGATACCTTACAAATTTGCGGTACCTTTTCCGCCAATTCGTTCAAGCGCGTAAGCGGGTAATGGATGCCGGCCTCCCGGGCAATGGCCAGTGTGTGGAGAACCGTGTTAGTCGATCCGCCCATGGCCATATCCAGAATAAAGGCGTTATCGATGGCCTCTTCATCCACAATATCCAGGGGTTTCAGGTCCTGTTCAATGAGGGTCATGATATGCCGGGAGGCGTGCCGAACCAATTCCCGTCGCTCCTCCGTGACCGCGGGAATCGTTCCGTTTCCGGGAAAGGCAATGCCGAGGGCCTCCATCAGGCAGTTCATGGAATTGGCCGTAAACAACCCCGAGCACGAACCGTAGGTCGGACAGCCGTATTTTTCCAGCTCAGTCAGCTCTTCTTCGGTAATTTTTCCCGATTGAAATTCGCCAACCCCTTCAAATACAGAAATCAAATCGACTGTATTGTGATGAGGAGAATGCCCGGCCAGCATGGGACCGCCGCTGATAAAAACCGTCGGAATATTCAGCCGCATGGCCGCCATAATCATGCCCGGAACAATTTTGTCACAATTAGGGATGCAGACCAACCCGTCCAGTTTGTGGGCCTGAACAACGGTCTCAATAGAATCGGCAATAAGCTCGCGGCTTGGCAGGGAATATTTCATTCCGGAATGCCCCATGGCAATGCCGTCATCCACGCCAATGGTGTTGAATTCAAAGGGAACCCCTCCCGCCTTCCGAACCTCCTCCTTGGCGATTTTCCCCAGCTCCTGCAAATGCACATGTCCGGGAATGATTTCAATAAATGAGTTGGCAATTCCGATAAACGGTTTGCCAAAATCCGGATCCTTTAATCCGCAGGCCCGCAACAGGCTTCGGTGTGGAGCTCTTTCGAACCCCTTTTTTACGGTGTCACTCCTCATGGCTCGTCCTCACAATCCATTTTAATGTGCTCAACAACATCACAACCTATCCAAAAAGATGGTCTTCTCCTGCGAGCCAGAGGTAAGATTTTGTTTTTTTCGTGTGGTGATAGTTAGATTTGTGTGATTCTTGTGCTTACCTCTGGCTCGATTTTACCTCAAAATAAGGATCAAAATCAAACCGGCGATAAGGCCAAGAATCAAAATGTGCAACAACAATAAGAGGGATAGACTTGGAAGTAAACCGAAAAGAGAAAGAATAACAAACGGAGTGATCCACATTGGCGAAAAACGCCTTAAGCCCCTTGGGGAAAATGTTGTGGATTCTGCAACCGTCATTCAATGCTGCTTTCGATTTGAATTGAAATCTTCTTGCTTAAATTGGCAATAAATATAAGAACAAATTTGTCGAATGTCAACACTTTTTTGTGATTTTGCAAAATTTTTAACCGGTCCAAACGCGGGCGTCCTGATCGAATATGATCAAACACCCAAATAATCTATTGAAATTCCGGTCAAAAATCTGTATTTTAGATTTTCAAGAGCGCTTTCTGAACGGGCTCTGACCATCTTTTCAAACGCACGCTTAAAAAAGGCTGCGATCATTTTTTTCAACAGGACACTACGTGAATGAAATTTGTCGCAAACACATCGTTTCGCCGATCCGTTTTTTACACGATCACGGGGATTTATTGGCTTCTGCTCGCTTCCTGTGCGCGTCAGGCCATGCCCCCCGGCGGACCGGAAGATCGAACCCCTCCCCGTATTGTTAAAACGGTCCCTCCCAACGGGGCTACGCGTGTTTCACGATCGACACCCATTCAATTAACCTTTAGTGAAAAAGTGGACCGAAAATCGATCAATGACGCCCTTTTTCTGGCACCCGCGCCCAGAAATCCGTTTCGGCTAAAATGGCACGGAAAAACACTTTCCCTGGTTCTTCCGGATACTCTGCTGGCCAATCAAACCTATTTGGTCACAATCGGTACCAGTGTCAGAGACCGGCACGGAAACCCCATGCGAGAATCCTTTACGCTGGCCTTTTCTACCGGAGCTCACCTGGATAACGGAAGGATTACGGGGCGTGTTTTTAGCAAAGGCCCGGCACAGCGCATTCACATGTGGGGCTATTTGCTGCGGCTGGCTCCAACACCCAATCCCGAAACAGACCCCGCCCAGTACGTAACCCAGTGCGACGCCAAAGGGCGCTTTCGTCTGCAAAACCTTTCGCCGGGACGCTATCGGCTTTTTGCGCTCAACGACAAAGACGGAAATCGGCGCTACGATCCGGGTTACGATGCAATCGGCTTCCCTACCCGGGACGCGTCTCTGACGCCAAAAGATTCCACAGACGGCCCTCTTTTCTTCCGGATAGCCGTACAAGACACCACCCCGCCTGAAATCGTTTCCGTTTTTGCAACGGACAGCCGTCACATACAAATTCGAATGAGCGAGCCGGTGGATTCCCTTGATGCGGAAAATCTCAACCATTTTCTCATGTCCATCTCAAAAGAAAACCCCCCGCAAAGGCTGGCGCTTCGTATGAGCTACCGGAGTTTTTTGAATCCCAACCAGATTGTTCTGGTGACGGCGCCGCAGGATTCATCCCAAAACTACGTTCTCAAATTGCGTTCCATTCACGATCGGGCCGGGAATCTTATCGGAGCAAGCGATTCCGTCACCGTTCGCGGAAGTGCCCGCCCGGATACCCTTCCACCGCAGGTTGTACGCGTGTTCCCACCCGACAGCAGCAAGATGGTTCTCCCGGACGTCATTCTTTCGTGTGTGTTTAGTGAGGCCATCGATACACTCGGAACCGACGCGGTTCTTCTCCTGCAAACTGCCAAAGGGGACACCATTCCGGGACGAATGTCCTGGCTGCAACCGGATGTCCTGCGCTTTAAACCCCAACACCCTTTAAAGGGGAACCAATTTTACCGGTGGCATCTGCTTTCCCAACACATTTTTGATCTGGCCGGAAATCCCCTGAAAACGGATTCCACCCAAACCTTTCGGGTGGTACCGCACGACACCCTTTCGGACATTGGGGGAACAGTGCAGGATGCCGATTCTTCCGCAACGGGGCCGATTTTTCTGCATTTGAACCAAACCAATCCGCCGCATTTGAAAAAGACGCTCAAATTAAAACAGCCCGGCGCCTATTTCTTTAAAAACATTCTCCCGGGAAGCTACCGTATCTCGGCATTCCGGGACAAGGATAATAACGGAATGTTCTCCCGGGGCCGGTTAAACCCCTTTCGCTTTTCGGAACGTTTTTTCGTTTATCCGGATACGATTTTGGTACGATCCCGTTGGCCAAACGAAGGAAATAATTTTCAATTGCCCCAATAAATAGAAGAGGTTGCAATGCATTTACAATTAATCGACTGGATTTTATTGATCGCCTACTTTGTAATGGCTATTGTCGTGGGGTCTTTATTCACCAAAAAGGCCAGCCAGAGCATGGCCGAATATTTCGTGTCCGGGCGCAGCCTCCCCTGGTGGCTGGCCGGAACCTCCATGGTAGCCACTACCTTTGCGGCCGACACCCCGCTGGCCGTCGCAGGTCTGGTGGGCAGCCACGGTGTGGCCGGGAATTGGCTCTGGTGGAATATGGTGATGAGCGGTATTTTGACCGTTTTTGTTTTTGCCAAACTCTGGCGTCGATCCGGTGTTATTACCGATATTGAATTCACCGAACTTCGGTACTCCGGACGAGCCGCGGCCTTTTTAAGGGGATTTCGGGCCCTCTATCTGGGGCTTCCGATTAATTTAATTGTAATGGGCTGGGTTACACTGGCCATGGCAAAAATACTGGGAATTACCCTGGGAATGGGAAAATGGGAGGCCATTGCCGTCTGCCTGATTATCACGCTTGTGTACTCCACACTCGGAGGCCTCTGGGGTGTGGTGGTAACTGATTTCATTCAATTCTTTATTGCTATTGGCGGGGCCGTTATTCTGGCCGTTTTCGCTTCTCACGCCGTCGGCGGCATCTCGGGACTTAAACTCCAATTGACCCAGCATTACGGAAATTCAAAGCAGATCCTTTCATTTGTCCCGGAAGTGGG
The Calditrichota bacterium genome window above contains:
- a CDS encoding citramalate synthase, which gives rise to MSEKIQIFDTTLRDGTQGEKISLSVDDKVRIARRLDAFGIDYIEGGWPGSNPKDRLFFEKAGRLSFQHARLVAFGSTHHPARSVEKDANVRELLEAETPAISIFGKSWLLHVEQALKISPDENLRIIEETISYLKHHGREVIYDAEHFFDGFKDNPEYAVKTVQTAYNAGADVIVLADTNGGSLPSEIMRAIMAVKKVLPAPLGIHAHNDSDLAVANTLAAVQAGCIHVQGTINGYGERCGNANLCSVIPNLQIKMGLHCVPDTSLSQLTELSRYVSEIANVSHATNQPFVGRSAFAHKGGIHVSAVMKNAATYEHLTPESVGNKRRVLVSDLSGRSNILYKANELAIDLDAHQNRVPEIVESIKNLENEGYQFEAAEGSFELLLRRGIGEPVDFFQLEGFRVVIEKRPDETSVSEASIKVRVNGVLEHTAAEGDGPVNALDNALRKSLEKFFPDLKRMHLSDYKVRVLNENSGTSAKVRVLIESKDSQSRWTTVGASENIIEASWRALTDSISYYLLKHQLGTAKVKSSESKEISMEKAFS
- the ilvC gene encoding ketol-acid reductoisomerase, whose amino-acid sequence is MKLYYDQDADLSLLEGKTIAVLGYGSQGHAHALNLKDSGMNVVVGLREGSKSWQSAEEAGLRVLPTFEAAKAADFIMMLVPDQTQPEVYEAAVAPNLSAGKVLAFAHGFNIHYGQILPPEDVDVVMIAPKSPGHLVRRVYTEGNGTPCLVAVAQDASGKAKDVALAYAKGIGGTRAGVIETSFKEETETDLFGEQVVLCGGVVELIKSGFETLMDAGYQPEIAYFECLHEMKLIVDLIYEGGIQKMNDSISDTAEYGEYSRGSRIITDDTRKEMRRILKEIQDGSFAKEWILENKVNRPSLNAFRRNLADHPIEKVGKELRKMMSWLHDNKK
- the ilvN gene encoding acetolactate synthase small subunit, which produces MKHTISLVVENKLGTAARIIGLFSSRGFNLESISVGESEEKDLYRMTIVTRGEDAIIEQITKQLNKLVDVVKVTDLTLDDFIERELALIKVSSNSSTRMEIMQIADVFRAKIVDISPRTLTVEATGTEDKINAIISMLRPYGLKEIARTGHVALKREFRGET
- the ilvB gene encoding biosynthetic-type acetolactate synthase large subunit, coding for MYEQHQHLPKLSGAEIFIRSLIEEGVEVLFGFPGGVILSVYDKLYKNNGFRHILIRHEQGGTHEADGYARATGKPGVILITSGPGATNTVTGIANAYMDSIPLVVFTGQVASELIGNDAFQEVDTLGITRPITKHNFIVRDVRNLARTIKEAFYIAKTGRPGPVVVDLPKDILTDETYFEYPKTVSIRGYKPRYEPNVQQIKKATEVIRDAKRPVILAGGGIMHANAADLLTAFARKTQIPVISTLLGLGGFPTDDPLSLGMPGMHGTWYANMAITYSDLIISLGARFDDRVTGKIEEFAPHAKVIHVDIDPAAISKNVPVDVPIVGDVRLVLEKMLHFSDEQRHDEWLEQIKKWKEEHPLRYRQSEKVVKPQFVIEQISEVTKGEAIVATDVGQHQMWVALFYKFKYPRSIISSGGLGTMGFGLPAAVGAAIGRPDRTVVAIVGDGGFQMTSMELSTAVANRLPLKIFILNNSRLGMIRQWQDLFYGKRFSYSNLKDIKPDFVKLAESHGAVGLRITKPREVRAVLDEAMAVTDRPVVVDVWTYPRENVYPMVPAGAPIHEIIEAPEEEEGDE
- the ilvD gene encoding dihydroxy-acid dehydratase; the encoded protein is MRSDTVKKGFERAPHRSLLRACGLKDPDFGKPFIGIANSFIEIIPGHVHLQELGKIAKEEVRKAGGVPFEFNTIGVDDGIAMGHSGMKYSLPSRELIADSIETVVQAHKLDGLVCIPNCDKIVPGMIMAAMRLNIPTVFISGGPMLAGHSPHHNTVDLISVFEGVGEFQSGKITEEELTELEKYGCPTYGSCSGLFTANSMNCLMEALGIAFPGNGTIPAVTEERRELVRHASRHIMTLIEQDLKPLDIVDEEAIDNAFILDMAMGGSTNTVLHTLAIAREAGIHYPLTRLNELAEKVPQICKVSPASIWHMEDVDRAGGISAILKEVSKKPGLLHLNKKTVTLKTLGETIQNAEIKDKNVIKTIENPYSENGGLAILFGNLAPDGSVVKTGAVEDHMKTFTGKAIVFDSQEEANAGILNGAVQAGHVVVIRYEGPKGGPGMQEMLAPTSNIMGMGLGDKVALITDGRFSGGTRGACVGHVSPEAMAGGPIALIENGDLIEIDIPGKALNVKLSEEELERRRKNWHPPELKTDSKWLQRYSRMVTSANTGAVLE